In the Mycosarcoma maydis chromosome 6, whole genome shotgun sequence genome, one interval contains:
- a CDS encoding uncharacterized protein (related to LYS2 - L-aminoadipate-semialdehyde dehydrogenase, large subunit) codes for MAESITRQCPPYLTLSISQALSLPAPRAPEPKQHGSVNSMLDERADRMPDQLAVGFTYLGSDGRWNCSTLTYAQVSRLALGLAIELHVQIPGRSWNTKSPNHTPLVAVLSPSGLDLFAHIIALWRLGFGVLCIAPGSPAESIANLLSLTQTNVVLAHASQVGSAHAAVQAARDGVNEHVFEAQVYTMISNVLQLVDGDTYTRSAIASQHIAQPDDVLVAMHTSGSSGLPKPIYQLHRFWTTSMLSAAGRDLSAFTTTPLFHGGMSDLLRSFQAGSSIFFHPTADPGALGTSAICRAIKACNTRISYFLSVPYVLDMLYTERVDDGRRMLSSMQLVSTGGAPLPQHLGDSMVHQGIKLVSRLGSSECGFLMSSWRSFATDKTWNHLRLDDDLGQGMLHFEAHDGISDEPLFELVVTKDWPTKLVANREDGSYATSDLYSKQGDHRWKYESRSDDTILLVSGKKATAAVVEQKLKASPLVTEAIGFGANRGIIGALVFVSTDAIAQGASWDDALKIKLLSQLESVLVEINCASPPHAQLAPEMICLLPPCEAAHIPYASKGTLQRARAYQQYADLINSIYLDFDQGRSLQLDTGTRNAGVAKQQLSGETLIHWLQGKVESINAKKLSPDVDLFVAGIDSIQSARIRAAVHQNVDLDEHLLERNVVYEYPTLRLLAQHIEDVRAGSGSSDVDHQRQQRELALMQELVQRYSQPSLHVEWIRENSREKGAQAGILYMLTGVTGGLGVQILDQVVRHKLQAHDFVVCLIRADSDQHAQKRLLDSLRSRRLEHTRSVVASTSQIHALAVDISRAHCGIASSQLWSLLASGYSKVVTIHSAWSVNFVASLSSFEPENIAGLSHLISLHQSLVACLTSAHESESCFTFCSSVASVLASSSQIVDETLSTSPLDAAPMGYARSKWVAEHIVSRRFRSGGSRIVRIGQLCSDTTHGVWNQNEAWPILIRLSCQLGCFPDLNQNLDWIPTDIAAITVLLASLSPGSGVLNMAQPTTHLSKCVPWKSLYDSLVSCGLTLSLVSPHHWLHLLQHSNADHRGLLGLWLRNFEQQQPQSQPEPALRFNCTKSLAVSSQLRIWQHHAVTQSLIQKTVQTWKQIGFLS; via the coding sequence ATGGCAGAATCCATAACTCGCCAATGTCCGCCGTATCTGACACTTAGCATCTCACAGGCACTGTCGCTACCGGCTCCACGCGCGCCAGAGCCCAAGCAGCATGGTTCGGTCAACTCCATGCTGGACGAGCGTGCTGATCGTATGCCGGATCAGCTCGCTGTTGGCTTTACCTACCTCGGCTCGGATGGCAGGTGGAATTGTAGCACGCTCACATACGCTCAAGTCTCGAGGCTCGCGCTCGGCCTGGCGATCGAGCTACACGTACAAATCCCGGGCAGAAGTTGGAATACCAAGTCGCCCAACCACACGCCGCTCGTCGCGGTGCTTTCGCCGTCCGGACTGGATCTGTTTGCACATATCATAGCCTTGTGGAGATTGGGGTTTGGTGTACTATGTATCGCTCCTGGATCGCCAGCTGAGTCGATCGCGAACCTGTTGAGCCTTACACAGACAAATGTGGTGTTGGCACATGCGTCGCAAGTCGGCTCTGCGCACGCTGCGGTCCAAGCGGCTCGAGACGGCGTCAATGAGCATGTTTTCGAAGCGCAAGTTTACACGATGATATCCAACGTATTGCAGCTTGTCGACGGTGACACATACACAAGAAGCGCAATTGCATCTCAACACATTGCACAACCAGACGACGTTCTCGTCGCGATGCACACCAGCGGGTCTTCCGGACTGCCCAAGCCCATCTATCAACTGCATCGTTTCTGGACCACTTCGATGCTCTCTGCTGCAGGCCGCGATCTATCCGCTTTCACCACTACCCCGCTCTTTCACGGTGGAATGTCGGATCTGCTTCGTTCGTTTCAGGCCGGCTCTTCAATCTTCTTTCACCCCACAGCAGACCCTGGTGCACTCGGCACATCCGCCATCTGTCGAGCCATCAAGGCGTGCAACACTCGGATCTCTTACTTTCTCTCGGTCCCATACGTTTTGGACATGCTCTATACCGAACGCGTCGATGACGGTAGACGCATGCTGTCATCCATGCAACTAGTCAGCACTGGCGGTGCGCCGCTGCCACAGCATCTAGGAGATAGCATGGTACACCAAGGAatcaagctcgtcagccGATTGGGAAGTTCAGAATGCGGATTCCTCATGTCTTCATGGCGCAGCTTCGCTACGGACAAGACGTGGAACCATCTGCGTCTAGATGACGATTTGGGCCAAGGTATGCTACACTTTGAAGCGCATGACGGGATCTCGGATGAACCACTGTTTGAGCTAGTTGTGACCAAGGATTGGCCGACAAAGTTGGTAGCGAATCGGGAGGACGGTAGCTATGCAACGTCGGATCTGTACTCCAAGCAAGGCGATCATAGGTGGAAGTACGAGTCGAGATCGGATGACACGATCCTACTTGTCTCTGGGAAAAAGGCGACAGCGGCGGTTGTCGAGCAAAAGCTCAAAGCGTCTCCACTAGTCACAGAGGCAATTGGTTTTGGTGCAAACAGAGGTATCATCGGCGCTCTTGTGTTTGTTAGCACAGATGCAATCGCTCAAGGCGCGAGCTGGGACGATGCGCTAAAAATCAAGCTGCTCAGTCAGCTTGAGTcggtgctcgtcgagatcaactGTGCATCCCCACCACACGCCCAGCTGGCTCCGGAGATGATCTGCCTGCTGCCACCCTGCGAAGCAGCCCACATCCCATATGCTAGTAAGGGCACACTGCAACGCGCTCGTGCGTACCAGCAATATGCTGACTTGATCAATTCCATCTacctcgactttgaccaAGGCCGTTCGCTTCAACTTGACACTGGCACTCGCAACGCTGGCGTCGCCAAACAGCAGTTGAGCGGCGAAACCCTCATCCACTGGCTGCAGGGCAAAGTAGAGAGTATCAACGCCAAAAAATTGTCGCCAGACGTGGATCTGTTTGTAGCAGGTATCGACTCGATTCAGTCGGCTAggattcgagcagctgtgCATCAGAACGTTGACTTGGACGAGCATCTGTTGGAGCGAAATGTAGTGTACGAGTATCCGActctgcgcttgctcgcgcAGCATATCGAAGACGTCAGAGCCGGTAGTGGGTCAAGTGATGTTGACCATCAACGTCAGCAGCGCGAACTGGCACTTATGCAAGAGTTGGTGCAAAGGTACTCGCAACCATCACTCCACGTCGAGTGGATTCGCGAAAACTCACGAGAAAAGGGTGCTCAAGCTGGCATACTCTACATGCTCACAGGCGTGACGGGTGGACTGGGAGTGCAGATTTTGGATCAAGTGGTTCGTCACAAGTTGCAAGCGCACGATTTCGTGGTATGTCTGATTCGTGCTGACAGTGACCAACATGCGCAAAAGAGACTACTGGACAGTTTGAGGTCGCGTCGTCTCGAGCATACGCGGTCGGTTGTTGCTTCAACCAGTCAAATCCACGCGCTCGCTGTCGACATTTCACGTGCACACTGCGGAATAGCATCCAGCCAACTCTGGTCGCTGCTCGCATCAGGATATAGCAAGGTGGTGACGATTCACTCGGCATGGTCCGTGAATTTTGTCGCCTCACTAAGCAGTTTCGAGCCAGAAAACATAGCTGGGCTCTCGCACCTGATCTCGCTCCACCAGTCTCTGGTCGCTTGTCTGACGTCAGCCCATGAATCCGAGTCGTGCTTTACATTCTGCTCTTCGGTCGCTTCGGTTCTCGCGAGCTCGTCGCAAatcgtcgacgagacgcTGTCCACTTCACCCTTGGACGCAGCACCTATGGGGTATGCACGCAGCAAGTGGGTTGCCGAACACATTGTTTCGCGCCGCTTTCGATCTGGCGGATCGCGCATTGTGCGTATTGGTCAACTGTGTTCCGACACGACGCATGGTGTATGGAACCAGAATGAAGCATGGCCAATCCTGATCCGACTCAGCTGTCAACTTGGCTGTTTCCCAGACCTGAATCAGAATCTCGATTGGATCCCCACCGACATTGCTGCAATAACTGTTCTTCTCgcatctctctctcccgGTTCAGGTGTCTTGAACATGGCGCAACCCACGACTCATCTCTCGAAATGCGTGCCGTGGAAATCGCTCTACGACTCCCTTGTTTCTTGCGGCCTTacgctctcgctcgtttCCCCACACCACTGGCTGCATCTCCTTCAACACTCAAACGCCGACCATAGAggcttgctcggcttgtGGCTCCGCAACttcgagcaacagcaaccgCAATCCCAACCCGAACCCGCGCTCCGGTTCAACTGCACCAAATCCCTCGCCGTAAGCAGCCAACTGCGCATCTGGCAGCACCACGCCGTCACTCAGTCGCTCATCCAAAAGACTGTTCAGACGTGGAAACAGATCGGCTTTCTCTCGTAA
- a CDS encoding uncharacterized protein (related to PBP1 - Pab1p interacting protein) — protein sequence MASNGSTKSGAAARGASNSGFRGAHDHHAGGRGGTTTANRAGAGGLPHTSRWGNGPPSTINPPANNAASQQNSSKASSQRAPAASPANKPIANSTQAFPSLGTTTAQNDMQKLMHDRMVFLLVTLVGNPVTVTVKGGSSFFGIFSAANTEGGELSVALASAQQLLPAKDKDSQPQLGEFKASLIINYKDLETIQAAEVRMQEQAKEMREAREKEAFRTDTEISQAFDPLGSGRTLQKWSDDPDLADIDSRGSKLPAWASPNDSRGGLEDSSNSTAGKPWDQFAANEARFGIKSDYEENLYTTKLDRSGKDFRSREREADRIAREIMGQATNNPHLAEERGQADDSGVNEEDKYGAVVRSPNAYVPPALRKQMAAAASAPNTGNKGASAAQAATPNASRPNGAVPPSAPHTPDTTAAVTTASTQTTTTAAPPPVDPPIVNVKVPSPSIPQEANSSDASGQKSSIDASNPLMGDFRSFVSSERERLEKKKAALAKKEKDTRLADLKSWAITFKLNTPMPSDVAGMVQKDKADGASDKPRDPSLQKSLSPTLSHSAATPELKGDASRSSAAFRTAQVSSSSAVSPAGGSGSATVNRDAQKLAESKAMLQKMTIPKIPPFNPDKFKARQAATAVGTSGGAGGANEASGGATADKAESGMPSSVSTSSFKLSAKASSFKPFNPNAASFTPGGASSTFVPAAVPAAAAVASSPAHTGATPSQSARPSLTSTSTAQAASTSATLAANPFFGNRVIKKSTGTLSIREDFNPFKVTKVPDAKSVGPMWAFSGKPYRQHFVVPAAGVAVDDGTGLFVATHGGMMQPGVHAGAQALQPVAQPMHPGQMPISAAQGGPMGNGGAGAGPGGPGAQQQAFGMVYQPYGGGPYQYPGGQPQAQAMVQGRQPGMVPPMQMAPGMQGAPMAYGVPQQFMGQMPFSAPMHAPTPANPQSIYSPQMANVAPSAQQQFMPMPPPGAAGAPRPPPPPPHLHQKSQPPPHQPGQPHHMAYYPAQPPAGLPYGSAPHFGAQPPQPAAAAPPPRLGPPPPETAPGSSAASSTA from the coding sequence ATGGCATCCAATGGAAGTACCAAGAGCGGCGCAGCCGCACGGGGCGCTTCCAACTCTGGTTTCCGAGGCGCTCATGATCATCATGCTGGAGGCCGTGGCGGCACAACCACTGCCAATCGAGCTGGAGCAGGTGGGCTCCCGCACACCTCGAGGTGGGGGAACGGCCCTCCTTCCACCATCAACCCACCTGCAAATAACGCTGCATCTCAGCAAAACAGCTCCAAGGCTTCCAGCCAGCGCGCTCCTGCAGCCAGCCCCGCCAACAAGCCTATCGCCAACTCGACGCAAGCCTTCCCGTCTCTGGGCACAACCACCGCTCAGAATGACATGCAGAAGCTCATGCACGACCGCATGGtgttcttgctcgtcacACTCGTCGGTAACCCTGTCACCGTCACCGTCAAAGGCGGCTCCAGCTTCTTTGGTATTTTTTCGGCTGCCAACACCGAAGGTGGAGAACTGTCTGTAGCTCTCGCCTCGGCACAGCAGCTTCTACCCGCCAAAGACAAGGATTCTCAACCACAGCTTGGCGAGTTCAAGGCTTCGCTGATCATTAACTACAAGGATCTCGAAACCATCCAAGCCGCCGAGGTGCGGATGCAGGAGCAAGCAAAGGAGATGCGCGAAGCACGTGAGAAGGAAGCATTTCGCACCGACACAGAGATCTCCCAAGCCTTTGACCCCCTCGGTAGCGGTCGAACCCTCCAGAAATGGTCTGACGATCCCGACCTTGCCGACATCGACTCTCGTGGTAGCAAACTGCCCGCCTGGGCATCTCCTAATGACTCCAGAGGCGGTCTGGAAGACTCGTCCAACTCCACCGCTGGCAAGCCTTGGGATCAGTTTGCCGCCAACGAGGCACGTTTTGGCATAAAGTCCGACTACGAAGAGAATCTTTACACCACTAAGCTCGACCGCAGCGGCAAGGATTTCCGCAGTCGGGAGCGAGAAGCcgatcgcatcgctcgCGAGATCATGGGCCAGGCCACCAATAATCCGCACCTGGCCGAGGAGAGAGGTCAGGCTGACGATTCTGGTGTCAACGAAGAGGACAAGTACGGCGCTGTTGTACGCAGCCCTAACGCCTATGTGCCTCCGGCGCTTCGCAAACAGATGGCTGCCGCGGCTTCTGCTCCCAACACCGGCAACAAGGGTGCATCAGCTGCACAGGCTGCGACTCCAAATGCATCTCGACCGAACGGCGCTGTTCCTCCCAGTGCTCCCCACACTCCTGacaccaccgccgctgTTACCACTGCATCTacgcagacgacgacgactgcTGCACCACCTCCTGTTGACCCTCCCATCGTCAACGTCAAGGTGCCTAGCCCAAGCATCCCGCAGGAAGCCAACTCCAGCGACGCCTCGGGCCAAAAGTCTTCCATCGACGCGTCCAATCCGCTCATGGGCGACTTCCGCTCCTTTGTCAGTTCGGAGCGCGAGCGTCtcgaaaagaaaaaggcaGCActcgccaagaaggagaaagACACGCGCCTCGCCGATCTCAAGTCATGGGCCATCACGTTCAAGCTCAATACGCCCATGCCCTCGGATGTCGCCGGCATGGTTCAGAAAGACAAGGCCGACGGCGCTTCCGACAAGCCTCGCGACCCGAGCCTCCAAAAGAGCCTTAGCCCCACTCTTTCGCATTCGGCAGCGACACCCGAGCTGAAAGGAGATGCTAGCAGATCTTCCGCCGCATTCCGCACCGCACAGGTGTCCTCGTCCAGTGCCGTCAGCCCTGCGGGTGGCTCGGGGTCTGCGACTGTCAACCGGGATGCTcagaagctcgccgagagCAAGGCTATGTTGCAAAAGATGACCATCCCCAAGATTCCACCTTTCAACCCAGACAAGTTCAAGGCACGTCAAGCCGCCACTGCAGTTGGCACAAGCGGTGGCGCTGGGGGCGCGAACGAAGCAAGTGGAGGCGCGACTGCAGACAAGGCAGAAAGCGGTATGCCTTCTTCGGTCAGCACGTCGTCGTTTAAGCTGAGTGCAAAGGCGAGCTCCTTCAAGCCTTTCAACCCGAACGCGGCCAGCTTTACACCTGGAGGCGCATCAAGCACGTTTGTGCCTGCCGCTGTGcctgcggctgctgccgtgGCTAGCAGCCCTGCACACACTGGTGCCACTCCGTCTCAGTCAGCTCGACCGTCGCTGACTTCGACTTCGACTGCACAGGCAGCCTCGACTTCGGCAACATTGGCCGCCAATCCATTCTTTGGCAACCGTGTCATCAAGAAGTCTACAGGTACTTTGTCGATTCGCGAAGACTTTAATCCTTTCAAGGTAACAAAGGTGCCTGATGCCAAATCCGTGGGTCCTATGTGGGCGTTCAGCGGTAAGCCTTACCGGCAGCACTTTGTGGTTCCCGCTGCGGGCGTTGCGGTGGATGACGGTACCGGATTGTTTGTCGCTACGCATGGCGGAATGATGCAGCCTGGCGTGCATGCTGGCGCGCAGGCGCTTCAGCCAGTGGCTCAGCCGATGCATCCCGGGCAGATGCCAATTTCAGCGGCGCAGGGAGGACCGATGGGTAATGGAGGCGCAGGCGCGGGACCTGGTGGGCCCGgtgcacagcagcaagcgttCGGGATGGTGTACCAGCCGTATGGCGGCGGACCTTACCAATATCCGGGCGGCCAACcacaagcgcaagcgaTGGTGCAAGGTCGGCAGCCCGGGATGGTGCCACCGATGCAGATGGCTCCTGGCATGCAGGGTGCTCCGATGGCATATGGCGTGCCACAGCAGTTCATGGGTCAGATGCCCTTCTCGGCGCCTATGCATGCACCGACGCCGGCGAATCCACAAAGCATCTACAGTCCGCAGATGGCCAACGTGGCTCCGTCGGCGCAACAGCAATTCATGCCAATGCCACCACCGGGCGCAGCTGGtgcacctcgtcctccaCCTCCCCCACCGCACCTTCATCAAAAATCGCAGCCTCCACCGCATCAGCCTGGTCAGCCACATCACATGGCGTACTATCCGGCTCAGCCACCTGCTGGACTGCCATATGGCTCTGCTCCTCACTTTGGCGCTCAACCACCGCAGCCGGCCGCAGCCGCCCCACCTCCAAGACTCGGTCCACCGCCTCCCGAAACTGCACctggctcgagcgctgcTTCCTCGACAGCTTGA